One window of the Tetragenococcus koreensis genome contains the following:
- a CDS encoding dihydrofolate reductase family protein — translation MRKVVFYGAISLDGFLADEKDRLDWLFDTDLAGESTYESFEDKVDTVVMGRITYQEAKKMMGDELFYPGKEKIIFSQTQKGTIEEGQFVSGDVTEILRSLREQSGEMIWIVGGGNLLKPLLEENLIDEYWIQIAPVLLGKGKRLFEEGNYNYRLEFVETTQMGELTELHFRKKD, via the coding sequence TTTTTTACGGTGCAATTAGTTTGGATGGATTTTTGGCAGATGAAAAAGATCGGTTAGACTGGTTATTTGATACAGATTTGGCTGGAGAATCAACATATGAATCGTTTGAAGATAAAGTTGATACAGTTGTTATGGGGCGTATTACTTATCAAGAAGCAAAAAAAATGATGGGCGATGAACTATTTTATCCTGGAAAAGAGAAAATAATTTTTTCTCAAACGCAAAAAGGGACAATTGAAGAAGGACAGTTTGTTTCTGGCGATGTCACTGAAATATTAAGATCTCTGAGAGAACAGTCAGGGGAAATGATTTGGATTGTTGGTGGCGGAAACTTACTAAAACCGCTTTTGGAAGAAAATTTAATTGATGAATACTGGATTCAAATTGCGCCTGTCCTTTTAGGCAAAGGAAAGCGACTATTCGAAGAAGGAAACTACAATTATCGCTTAGAATTTGTAGAAACAACACAA